Within Vicia villosa cultivar HV-30 ecotype Madison, WI linkage group LG1, Vvil1.0, whole genome shotgun sequence, the genomic segment gaaaatattctccggcggcgccatgttgcttaccaccatggatggcgaggatttcccacaccctgtgaatgctgacatagtcaaaaaatacttctcttaaaaagaaaaaaaaaaaaaacagctcgctaagttgaaaacctgaaagggcaacttaggcaaaaatgagcgtctcggtggattgaaaacccgaaagggcggtccaggcaaaaattagagactaaacaaatactatcccggtaggctgaaaacctgaaagggcgacctaggcaaaagttagggaatgaagcatacaattgtgttccgttcagctgcctactcaccatcaagattcaacacctcaaagacaccgatcagtctaatcactttcttccaacaagtgagggatgagatgctcgaagacagattggcaatagcagagttgaaacttgactggatcattttcacatagctatttatcttcataaatatttttcaaaactttctgacagtttcctacttctaggattgttgtctccctgtgctaacccgcctatcatggctcttttcaatgcagctctttcaaaaatcactattttcactttttctgttttaaatgcgtaagcgtcccaatgataattttgaatgaacatatgcatttgaatgtgattgatgtttaccaggaaaaacaggaatggcattcaggaaatgtcccgatcatctggacatcattccatcagaaggaaatcaccaagagaaacgcatttctcagcaaattcctcaaaaagattttctcttcaaaagaagtcttattccccagcagggttgttccagattactatcttcagaagatgtgatccccgcacccggacttggtcagatagtgcatcggaggattatgcatcttcctcattcccatttgaaagggcatcagaacttccagttacctttggttccccaagcagtagtcaaagatccttcaacgggatacctgGGTTCTCAAaaaaatttccccagacgagggtactcaagcaagacaaaagatcatcaacgatcacaatacattcatgtccagctgactggcggaaatttattttcccaaatagaagctcgacatctcacattcatacattcatacattcatacattcatacattcatacattcacatattcattcatcatattcatacatcatacatcatacatcatgcatcatgcgcatattcatacacaacataacatgcatatttctccgggaatatctcacatttacatacatcataaacattgcatatcactaacttgatttttcaggtaggcagatatcttcaacaaagatgttctcaatcacatgccgtgttcacctgaattccatgaacggttctctcagatataatcaagccgaagattcattctgatcacctaccaactcaaaaacagacatcaaagatcaaagcgatacctcagacggttccagaacgatctagcatcaaagatctaaagcgatacctcagacggttccaaaacgatctaacattgcagatctaaagcgatacctcagacggttccaaaacgatctaacattgcagatctaaagcgatacctcagacggttccaaaacgatctaacattgcagatctaaagcgatacctcagacggttccaaaacgatctaacattgcagatctaaagcgatacctcagacggttccagaatgatctaacatcaaagatctaaagctgatacctcaaacggttccacaatgatcaactttcaaaatctaaagcagaaaaaactttggacaagttccgtagcaatcatcctccaagacttaaagcggtaaccttggacggttccgaaacagtcaacacaaagactttcaaatccttcatcaagatataatcaatggattcattctgatgaacaaaccatcaacccattcaccaggtggcatctgaaagcccatctcaggtaatgtttcaatctgccaacaacatttcgcagacgacattcaaatgcaacttccaacatctcttccgatcaaggtaagtgcaaattttcagggcatctatatattcaatcatcttctaccttcagatttcagacaatctcttcaggtttaagaagattgaataggggcaactgttataccccaaaatttgcccacatatttttcaagaaaactccaatctgaaaattaagggtctcatataatcatggatttttatttcaacaaatgtcctaacatatgaaacacttagtttttagaatttttcgtatacggtaatttggcctgcagttgaatttattcttacgcaaacgccaaatactgtttattacttcacacatgctatttatttatttacagataaatagtactgacacaattggtacagagttaaatctttttgcaggcgcagaatcaggaaactcagactgtactggtaacaattagattattattatcttttgtttcccactaatttttgtactatattccattatttgcaaaaatcttttcaaatctctttttcaaaaatcaaatctctcctttttccaacactatcatactctttctttcaaatcttacttccactcaaattttccttttgtacggaatcacatcattccccaacgtctctttccttctttccattctataaatacctctcattttctttcataaaatctcacatcaaattccaattcatctttcaaattcctatctcatatatattttctcttcttccctaacaagaatggcaaagtggatagagacactgtttcttacagtcatcaccattgctacggtgatcatgactttcttctgcctgcatagtcctgaggagtgtggacctgcaatagttgcactcccaatcatctacatgttattgttcatagcatgggtcattaatcgtcattcttaaaatttgccgtatttcttatttcttaaatgtaccgtttattcgtcgtactgttcaatatagtatgtgatatttgtactgtcagtattaaatgttgtactatttgtcataatattgcttagttactaagataatattttgtgtgttttctgccagtcaaatattcctatttctgtgcattaaatgattttcagggttattatcggtaattttgcccgcataccgtaaatattagttatttattatgtctatgtttttctaacaagtcatgtaaataaactttcatttttcacataaaacaaaaacaaaaaaaaacaacaaaaaagaaaattaactttgactgttgatttttcactttaactgctgcttcagtacctgaacagtcagttgacagccaaactgctggcagtacaattctcagtgttttgtaccatcaatcaaatcaatcttacacaattcaaatttccaagatttttgtgttagaagtcttctgaatatcacgcgattagcagaaactcagcactgcacaaaaatcaggtacgcataactgtctcctacacaaacagtccctaatcagggtttttcttgttttacaggagcaacaagtttttgagagctcaaatggatttcatacacatccatatatctcaaagtaccatcagacaaattttcaaacttcaattcactcagacgcaccgtcagcagctcaaacagtcaacagacgacccgtttgaccaaaaagtcaacagacagtcaaaaatgaaattttttgtcaaagtccatattttgtcaaaggattcatcatttgatcattggatgatcataattcatcaaggaaagatcaaaaatcaacaaaaccctaagattcaaaattagggtttttgcctgaaaagtcaactcaactttgactgatcataactctctcatccttcatccaaaaaattcaaaccaaagcttgttttgaaggaaattcaattatctttcaaatgccattgatcccatgatcattggattcaccatttgaaaaatatgaccaaagacattacaggtcattttcaaagtcaacaaaaagacacttttttcaaaaggacacacaaggagcttcaaaaatcattttgacatgagaccaaagacattggttagaggactctttgaggtttccaaaaagtgcaagatctccttcatatgacaaaaattgaaggatttacaccttgttaaagttggctaaattttgggaaaatgcatgaaatcaacattgctcaaaaatgtattttttccaaatggggccaagttttcagcattcaaacatcatttccatgttactatgggcctcccacgaccaagactaagcccataccttttttatccatttttgcatgattttatcttactttaagattaaaattaaaaggaaaatgcatggataaaggttagcttacaaatcaagcatgactcacctcaaagaatcttcatctttctgcagagaattgaagggcaaggcaggtgcattgaaggcaagatgacttggtcaagaattcaagtttttttatattaaaaaatgcaaagtttcaacaaaggcaactaagacacatcttagcttcatttctaagcacacatagcttataaataagctatcttagttcagcaaagaagaggacacgaattcagaagcatagcatagcatataacacttgtaatcacttcaaaaaattcaaagaaaaactcaaattcgaatttgtaatttcactccatttcaatacaaactaagcattcatacaccttccttaaacatcactgaaactatctcaatcaattacaagccttgaagctcactgaatcgagctacacaggtcaaaatttgttcaaactaaaatcaattcgtatctggttattcacacatgtttaacaagatgtagacatactattgagtttggtttgaggtgtagatcatttctggaaacttaattgaagtttggacacgtataaacgaaactaccattttagggttcatagcttcaaatttagggctttccaaattaggcaaaattagaagttctgattagcaccattagattcgcatgaacaagacgaaacgaatggaaccatcgcgccaaaaatctttgcatgtttacccctattcgctattttgcaggtttgaggttcacttactatagcgcttttttcataaaaacgctgtaaaaggccctggcgagaggttgaagatgatgaggtgtccccacctcattggttcagacgcgcgcgtttttttttaaattgtcctctgattctgtgctttgcaggtgtagcttttaccacgtgcctcaccatctggaccacctgatctcatttaatgaataatccaacgtgccagatcaaaccatccttatcatggactctcaatccaaccacacaggatcagtatccttttatttctattttattttctattttattttgatttctttgttaaattaattaaaaatagttttaaaaatccaaaaaatacacaaaaaatatttttagacttctaaaataatatattattttttgaaataaaaatatttttattttcttcaaaatttcaatattttgtataattaattagtatatatttatatatttgctttttaattattctaaccaatcaaaaaaatcataaaaaaaattgttctttgtgataaatattgtttatatattataaactaattttgtacatattttgaataattttcttttttaagttttaattatttgtataattatttacataattatgttttaattaacttaaatcaattccaaaaattccaaaaaaattagttttgttttaaaattaattgacaaatattttgtacatattttgaacttatttctaggtttaaatctattttcatcttttttcttcattttaatttaattaattatgcattaattataattaaaatcaatcataaaaaatccaaaaacatgccttttatttttcttgcaatttaaaattcctagataaatgtataggatgtcaaattcatgtaaataggctagtttacatttcctgcaaaatcgatgtaatagcgtagatttactttccgcactttacatttccgcattttactttccagcaaatataaactgcgtgtatgtcaaagataaaattgaaccgttagatcactaacttcaaagataaatatctgaatccaatcacaatcacatttgcacctcttcaggtaatccttttcattctttcaaaatcaaagtcaaattctactattttgagtacaagatcgaaccttgcttttatatccggtgaaaggatagatttttaaaggaaacaggataaagaccttacaactcagggtagacctcctagtttgcttgctcaaatcaaaacaaacaaaattctcatacactgttgatttttcaaaactttcaaataagacaatactttgtatacatccaaacacggattattacaaagttaacgttcttttcaaaacatctttcgaaagataaacaagcattttgtatacatccatacacggatcattacaaaattcaaattacaaaggtatttgaaaccacatatgagcaatttcagagcaattgaaaagtgatcgaaaaacaagtgagctaagcaaacttaagagcccatggataaccatggatacaaagggtgctaacaccttccctttgtataacctacccccttacccagaatttcttaaaggtcttttttctgtttcttttataaacctttccttaattggataaaataaaaggtcggtggcgactctgtgaattttcaaaaaaatgcgaaagcattaagcgacaaaaaagagtcagttcacgtatctctacagatcagaggtatggcccggtattgaaaaaaatcggaggtccacacgactacacgataaaattccataagtcttaaatcaaccgcatacaattctcttccatgtttgatcttttttatcccaattcaagacaaagaaaaagataagaaataatatcaaataataaataaatataaatataaaacaatttaagcttaatattttttttgtgattttcttggaattgatttttagttaattaacaaactaattaaacaaataattatacaaataattaaacttaacaagaaaaatattattttatatgtcaaaaattagattataaaaaaaatataaacctaaatctaaaaggaaaatatttttggagttttttttgattggttaaaataattaaaaaaagcaatatttacataattactaattaattaagcaatataaattaattatgaaaagaaataaaatatttttatgttaaaaattaaataaacattttatcaacttaaaactaaaattaaaacattttttttgagaaattgaaaatatgcataaatatggagtttttaattcatgaactcctaacactactacatattaaaaattacattgtacttactctatgatgttccaagagtggaatagagtgattgaaattgattgaaagtggctatttgaatgagccttgatttttacaagtttcttgaaacttttgaaaaatataaaacttatgctatgcttttggagtgtgttgttattcttctcttgttcctcctcctccttttttttttctctttgaatgaagaaaatgaagttctatttataggcaaagagtttgatcttggaagccttgcaagtggaaattgtcatgattgattttgtggaaaaaatatgataatggaatattttcaatgagtgtatttcttaaccatggttaaaacactcaagtattattctcttcaatcttgcaataatatatttaagcatcttgaattggtcttgattggcaaccataagcatctttgataatatctttgaattatctcactttaattaaactttaaatgaataaaatttaattaaaatgaaataaaaatgtcatgaatgatgtatgggtcgtggatgccctttaaacatatgagaatcaagattgaatcacaaaagaattggcctttttgaaaaaaaatcaaattttggtcattacttgtttcatgcattcttccaaaaaaggtcaacttcatcaaggcatatatccctcaattttgatcctatgaaagtgttcttgtactttttggaaagcccaagatgtcctctacaagccactttggaagcgtttttgcatttggataagttatcttgatgatatgggctttgacaaaaaactgctttttgttgactttgaaaatgacctgtaatgttttggcttatatctcctaggcggaagcatttcttgaccttggtcccaacatcaaagttgtagagaattgaatttccttgagaatgagctttggttggaatttttctgataaattatgagagagttatggtcggtcaaagttcagttgacttttaggtaaaaaactctaattttgcaattttgagttttgtcgatttctgaacttttcttgatgaattatgatcaaccattgatcacatgatgaatcttttgacaaaatatggatgttgacaaaaaattgcatttttgactgtctgttgactttttggtcaaactggtcgtctgttgactgtttgagctgttgactgtgcgtccgagcgaattgaagtttgaaaatttgtctggtggtactttgagacatatgaagatccatgaaatccatttgaggtctcaaaaactcgttctcctggaaaaaaaacaaaaaccctaatttggcgcttctggcgatcttgagagttgtctgccttaaactgagccatccttggacttgaatattgattgaaggaacctttgaatcttgagagaatgttgaacctcttgtgggcctcaaaaccctgaattcttcagctttctcttgatcattctcctgtctttttaacacacaagcaacaaactttttttctttttattttttgttagtaaataaaaatatgcatgatgataaatgataatgataatgatcatgatacttagaaaaatgatgggatctcagaggtcaaaaattggggtgcaacactagtaccatttttttcttcttcaaaataATAGTGACCTGAGGAGTTACTTGACCCTtatacaacaattttttttataagctaTAAAACAATTCATTATAATATTTATCATAaaagatatttttgagaaaataaaattaagttaaatttcattcaaaagaaaaattaaattattaagtaaaatattttgatattaaatatttttaatacctcAGGTCTTCTTTTCTTCCCGCCTTGAAGATAATCTTGTTACGGTTTTGCCAAGCAGCATATATCATCTCTGTGGCTTTTAGCTTCAAGAGACGAGCACGCCCACTTTTCCCTTTTGTCTGCTCACAAATTCACTTGAGTTCATCATTCCAGTTCCCCGGAGTATGCCTCACCTATAAGGCTGAGTTAGACTATAAACTGATAACATATTGCAATAAGTTGTAATAATCTATTGTATTAGGTTTTGGTTTTGACTGTGTTATGTAGAAGCCTGAATCTGTGATCAGCTGTTGTGCTCAACCTGTTTTGGAATAAAATTTCTTttgctccaaaaaaaaaatatttctaatacCTTGGCCTTCATTaaacaatttattatatatatatatatatatatatatatatatatatatatatatatatatatatatatatatataaaatttaccaCAGATAAAATTcttgagaagagaaaaaaatgcatgaattgaaaaattaatttaaaatttagtcaaaagaaaaaaaattatttaaggaAATTTTCTTAATATTTTGAGAATAAATATTTCtacttataataaaatataaaaacattcaatattcacatattacataaaataaaatataaaaacagttaatatttctattaaatataattttaatacattattagtataaaaatatttatatgtcaataaataaaaattattgataCATGTAAGttctatgaataataataataataataataataataataataataataataataatataattatttttacctCAACTGGTGGGTTAATAGATATGAACTTTTGTTAAGAAATGTAGTATTTGCGATAGTGaattatataatttatcatgtctAACATTTTTgagaaaacaaaaatatatatttgtataagttataaaattaattttaatttttagtcaaaagaaaaataaatttattcaatGAAATTTCTTAATATTTTGATATTAAATATTTCTAATATTTTGACCCTCATTATCCTAATTATATATAGAAAATTTACTATAAGTAATATTTTgagaaaaaattatatttgtattagttacaaaactaaattaaattttagtcaaagaaaaataaattttcttcaTATTTTGAAATTAAGTATTTCCAATtcttaatccaaaaaaaaaagtatttccaattataataaaatacaaaaacagTCAACATTCAAATATTACATATAGTAATATTTTATAAcaagtttaattttaatacattattagtatagaaatatttatatatcaataaattaaaattatgatacatgtaatttttatgaataataataatgattaaaatataattattttaattattttaacatttaggcttaaaaatataaattttatattctaATAACTCTTTGATCCTCTTGaaacaatttattattatatttatatataaattttttatctcaaatggcatttttgaagaaaatatttgtaCGAGttgcaaaattaaattaaattatagtcaaataaaaataatttttatcaaatgaattttcttaatatattaatattaaatatttctattattttGACCCTCATTAAACAATTTATTATCATATTTATATACAGAAAATTCAccataaataaaattttcaagaaaaaataaatatttctatgagctacaaaattaaaataaatttcagtcaaaagaaaattaaaataattaaataaattttcttaataTTTTGATATTAAATGTTTCTAGAGTTTTGACCAGGAAACAATTTTCCATAAATaacaattttaagaaaaaaaataatatttgtatgacttacaaaacttaattaaatttagTCAAAGAAAAGTAAATTTACTAAATAAAATTTCTTAATATTTGGGATTAAATATTTCtacttataataaaaatataaaaacagtcAATATTCAAACATTACATAGTAATATTTTTCCATAAAtcttattttaatacattattagcataaacaaattaataaatataatttttatgaattatgaatttatataaTGACTAAAATGtagattaattataattattttaaccatTAGGTTAACTTGACTTGGTCTATAAATTAGATTAGAGAATGCTTAGAGTAACCATAACAAGTTACATGTATTTCAGAGAAAAAAGAACCATCGTTGTGCGTGTTAACTCTTACTCCAAACTTGTACTAGAGAGAGAAACTAGAGAGAGAAACAAAAGGGGGGGTGTTGTTAGCAATTGGAACAGAAAACGAAAATGGTGAGAAGAGGCAGTGAACCAGACCTAGGGTTTCACATCCTCGACATTCCCCATCACATCCTCTTCGATATCATGCTCAAACTACCCGCTGTAACCCTAATTCGATGCTCCTCCGTTTGTTCTCGATTCAAATCCATCGTCTCCGATACTTCCTTTCAACAATCCTATTTCTCAAAAGCCCCAATTTCGTTCGTCGTTCTCTCCGATCACAATTCTCTCACGTGTATCGATTCGTCTTCTACTCAAATTCAATCCGTTCCCAATTCGTGTCATGGATCGTCTTGTATGGCCATGCAATTGCAACCGTCTTATTCATCCGATTCAAAGCGGAGCAAAAACACCACCACCACAACCGCCACTGCCACCGGTACCAGAACCCCAATTCATCTTGCTAATCAACGATCGGTGAACAGAAGAACCAGGTTTGTTACGTTTCATATCAATCGGCGTATGAATTTGATCAATTCTAGCAACGGTCTTTTGTGTTTACGCGCTTCTAATTATCACTCTCGCTCTCTTTATTATGTATGTAATCCTTTGTTGGGTGAGGTTCTTCCTGTTCCTCCTGCCCTAAGTGCTGCAGATGAAAATCTCCGTTTTTCGGCTTTTGGGTTTGATCCTAAAAAGAagaatttcaaaattattcaGCTTGTTTTGAAATCGGATCAAATGGTGGCTGAAATGTACCAATCTGATTCAAGGGTTAGTACTTGGACTGTGATTCCAAATGCTCCCTCTGCAAAACCTAAGTCTAAAAATTGTTCCTTTGATCCCTCATTCAATGGTGCAATTCATTGGGTCACTGAGGATACCGGTTCTGAATTGATATGTTCATTTGATCTCAACAGTAACACATTCGGTTCCGTCCCACCGCCGTCGCACTTCGACGAGGACTATGTGAGTAAGATCTCAGGAATCAGTGTTGGTGTGTTAAAAGGTTGTTTGTGTCTGTGCTACGTAATCGAGGGTGCGAAATTCGAGACATGGTTGATGGAGGATTACGGTGTGAAAGAGTCATGGAGAAAGGCGTTCAGTATTGATATAAAGTCTTACTGTGGATTGAGTCCTCAGGACAAGCACAGACCAATTGGATTCAACAATTGTGGAGACATGTGGCTCAGGGCTGATTCTGATTCACATTCACATTCCCAATGTCTGGTCTCATTTTGCCCTGAAACTGGTGTATTCAGACACATTGATATTGGGGGCGTTGCATCCAATGTTCAAGCCACTCCTCAGGTTTTGAGCTATGTTTCGATCAAGGAAATGGTGGATATTCGTCATAGACAACTCCAGCTGCAGTCATTGAAGCCAGGGAAAAACTATCATCCTCTTGGATTCAATATGCTTCTAATGGGAAACTTTAGATAGATAGATTTGTTACAGATGTATTATTACAGTATGGATTTGCTTTTACAAATTTGTTGTAGTGTTATTATAATAAATAGGATTTCTCTCCCCTAGgatctctgtttttttttttctgttacaGTATGGCTTTGGTTTTACAAAATTGTTGTAGTTATAATACTATAGGAATTCTCTCTTGGATACAAG encodes:
- the LOC131645225 gene encoding F-box/kelch-repeat protein At3g06240-like: MVRRGSEPDLGFHILDIPHHILFDIMLKLPAVTLIRCSSVCSRFKSIVSDTSFQQSYFSKAPISFVVLSDHNSLTCIDSSSTQIQSVPNSCHGSSCMAMQLQPSYSSDSKRSKNTTTTTATATGTRTPIHLANQRSVNRRTRFVTFHINRRMNLINSSNGLLCLRASNYHSRSLYYVCNPLLGEVLPVPPALSAADENLRFSAFGFDPKKKNFKIIQLVLKSDQMVAEMYQSDSRVSTWTVIPNAPSAKPKSKNCSFDPSFNGAIHWVTEDTGSELICSFDLNSNTFGSVPPPSHFDEDYVSKISGISVGVLKGCLCLCYVIEGAKFETWLMEDYGVKESWRKAFSIDIKSYCGLSPQDKHRPIGFNNCGDMWLRADSDSHSHSQCLVSFCPETGVFRHIDIGGVASNVQATPQVLSYVSIKEMVDIRHRQLQLQSLKPGKNYHPLGFNMLLMGNFR